One Desulfobulbus propionicus DSM 2032 DNA segment encodes these proteins:
- a CDS encoding Imm58 family immunity protein: MKKLTLFLLLSLSVSIICCAFFAYFWIDRSISLDYLQQSYETERSSVANLQKLIASEWKGLPEGQVQKKLEQVAAKSPERRIVVKKEGSIIWFDQVPFNIEQGRLDSVGPSTR; encoded by the coding sequence ATGAAGAAATTGACGCTGTTTCTTTTGCTTTCTCTATCTGTTAGTATAATTTGCTGTGCTTTTTTTGCCTATTTTTGGATAGATAGGTCTATCTCTCTTGACTATCTCCAACAATCTTATGAAACTGAGCGAAGTTCTGTAGCAAATTTACAAAAATTAATTGCTTCGGAATGGAAGGGTTTACCTGAAGGGCAAGTACAAAAAAAACTAGAGCAAGTAGCAGCTAAATCGCCAGAACGTCGCATTGTTGTAAAAAAAGAGGGTTCGATCATTTGGTTCGATCAGGTTCCTTTCAATATCGAGCAAGGAAGACTCGATAGCGTGGGGCCAAGTACTCGTTAA